One genomic window of Myxocyprinus asiaticus isolate MX2 ecotype Aquarium Trade chromosome 5, UBuf_Myxa_2, whole genome shotgun sequence includes the following:
- the LOC127441651 gene encoding protein THEM6-like — MLLWILSGSLVLFGSVDVWYFLRGSWMVIKSWFQGPIRDVLAEQIVHGRVLLHDLDYMCHMNNARYLRECDFARFAHCTRNGLFLAARALNATMVVGASTIRYRRSLALGEAFELRTRIVCWDEKSFYLEQRFVSKSDGFISAVMLCRQNVIRSSPEKILDFLCKRRVECPDIPEDLQHWIRFISASSQALRAESGLEEKTK, encoded by the exons ATGCTGCTGTGGATCCTGTCTGGGTCTCTGGTTCTGTTCGGCAGTGTTGATGTCTGGTACTTCCTGCGAGGCTCGTGGATGGTCATCAAGTCCTGGTTTCAGGGTCCGATTCGAGATGTTCTGGCAGAGCAGATCGTTCACGGACGGGTTCTCCTGCACGATCTGGACTACATGTGCCACATGAATAACGCCCGCTATCTGCGCGAGTGCGACTTTGCCCGCTTTGCGCACTGCACCCGGAACGGGCTCTTCTTGGCCGCCCGAGCGCTCAACGCCACGATGGTGGTCGGAGCCTCGACCATCCGCTACAGGCGCTCTCTGGCGCTCGGCGAGGCTTTTGAGTTGCGAACCCGCATCGTGTGCTGGGATGAAAAGTCCTTCTACCTGGAGCAGAGATTCGTGTCCAAATCAGACGGGTTCATCTCTGCCGTGATGCTGTGCCGACAGAACGTCATTCGCAGCTCTCCAGAGAAGATCTTGGATTTCCTTTGCAAGAGAAGG GTGGAGTGCCCTGACATCCCAGAGGACCTGCAGCATTGGATTAGATTCATCTCTGCCAGTAGTCAGGCATTGAGAGCAGAGAGTGGACTCGAGGAGAAGACCAAATGA